Proteins from a single region of Thunnus maccoyii chromosome 23, fThuMac1.1, whole genome shotgun sequence:
- the kin gene encoding DNA/RNA-binding protein KIN17 isoform X1, giving the protein MGKADFLSPKAISNRIKSKGLQKLRWYCQMCQKQCRDENGFKCHCMSESHQRQLLLASEDPTKFMDFFSNEFKNEFLELLSRRFGTKRVHNNIVYNEYISDREHIHMNSTQWETLTDFTKWLGREGFCKVDETPKGWYVQYIDRDPETIRRQEEQAKKKKQDLDDEERSAKFIEEQVRRGRGGKEEDETPVFTELKRENEEEKVAFNLGASSSVARPSTSSSALGASALKSASSSSAKRKEMSSSSDSREKKRKSALEEIIEMEEKKKQQQQQSIRTDNWLQPNIVVKVITKRLGEKYHKKKAVIVEVRDKYAAVVKMIDSGDKLKLDQNHVETVIPAPGKPVLILNGPHRDTEAVLEGIDEKNFCATLTLNSGQQKGRRVNVAYEDFSKLA; this is encoded by the exons ATGGGGAAAGCAGATTTTCTCTCCCCGAAGGCGATAAGCAACCGGATAAAGTCCAAAGGTCTCCAGAAATTGAGATGGTATTGTCAGATGTGTCAAAAACAATGCAGAGACGAG AATGGCTTCAAATGTCACTGCATGTCCGAGTCCCACCAGAGGCAGCTGCTGCTGGCCTCAGAGGACCCGACCAAGTTCATGGACTTCTTCTCAAA TGAGTTCAAAAACGAGTTCCTGGAGCTGCTCAGTAGACGTTTTG GGACCAAGCGAGTTCACAACAACATCGTCTACAATGAGTACATCAGTGACCGAGAGCACATCCACATGAACTCCACACAGTGGGAGACTCTCACCGACTTCACCAAGTGGCTGGGCAGAGAAG GTTTCTGTAAGGTCGATGAGACCCCAAAAGGCTGGTACGTCCAGTACATCGACCGCGACCCGGAGACCATCCGCCGCCAAGAGGAGCAggcgaagaagaagaagcaggacCTTGACGACGAGGAGAGGAGCGCCAAGTTCATCGAGGAGCAGGTCCGCAGAGGCCGCGGCGGCAAGGAGGAGGAC GAAACTCCAGTTTTCACAGAGCTGAAACGAgagaatgaagaagaaaaag ttGCTTTCAACCTGGGTGCTTCTTCATCAGTGGCCCGTCCTTCCACGTCAAG CTCTGCTCTGGGTGCTAGCGCTCTTAAATCGGCATCATCATCCTCAGCCAAGAGGAAAGAAATGTCCTCCAGTTCAGACTccagggagaagaagaggaagtctGCCCTGGAGGAGATCATAGAG atggaggaaaagaagaagcagcagcagcagcagtcgaTCAGGACAGATAACTGGCTGCAGCCCAACATCGTGGTCAAAGTCATCACCAAGAGGCTGGGAGAGAAGTATCACAAGAAGAAGGCTGTCATCGTG GAGGTGCGAGACAAATATGCAGCGGTTGTGAAGATGATCGACTCCGGAGACAAACTGAAACTGGACCAGAATCACGTTGAAACGGTCATACCTGCACCAG GTAAACCGGTTCTGATCCTGAATGGCCCCCACAGAGACACGGAGGCCGTGTTGGAGGGGATAGACGAAAAAAATTTCTGCGCCACGCTCACACTCAACTCT GGTCAACAGAAAGGGAGAAGAGTGAACGTCGCCTACGAGGATTTCTCCAAACTGGCCTGA
- the kin gene encoding DNA/RNA-binding protein KIN17 isoform X2, with translation MGKADFLSPKAISNRIKSKGLQKLRWYCQMCQKQCRDENGFKCHCMSESHQRQLLLASEDPTKFMDFFSNEFKNEFLELLSRRFGTKRVHNNIVYNEYISDREHIHMNSTQWETLTDFTKWLGREGFCKVDETPKGWYVQYIDRDPETIRRQEEQAKKKKQDLDDEERSAKFIEEQVRRGRGGKEEDETPVFTELKRENEEEKVAFNLGASSSVARPSTSSSALGASALKSASSSSAKRKEMSSSSDSREKKRKSALEEIIEMEEKKKQQQQQSIRTDNWLQPNIVVKVITKRLGEKYHKKKAVIVEVRDKYAAVVKMIDSGDKLKLDQNHVETVIPAPASCC, from the exons ATGGGGAAAGCAGATTTTCTCTCCCCGAAGGCGATAAGCAACCGGATAAAGTCCAAAGGTCTCCAGAAATTGAGATGGTATTGTCAGATGTGTCAAAAACAATGCAGAGACGAG AATGGCTTCAAATGTCACTGCATGTCCGAGTCCCACCAGAGGCAGCTGCTGCTGGCCTCAGAGGACCCGACCAAGTTCATGGACTTCTTCTCAAA TGAGTTCAAAAACGAGTTCCTGGAGCTGCTCAGTAGACGTTTTG GGACCAAGCGAGTTCACAACAACATCGTCTACAATGAGTACATCAGTGACCGAGAGCACATCCACATGAACTCCACACAGTGGGAGACTCTCACCGACTTCACCAAGTGGCTGGGCAGAGAAG GTTTCTGTAAGGTCGATGAGACCCCAAAAGGCTGGTACGTCCAGTACATCGACCGCGACCCGGAGACCATCCGCCGCCAAGAGGAGCAggcgaagaagaagaagcaggacCTTGACGACGAGGAGAGGAGCGCCAAGTTCATCGAGGAGCAGGTCCGCAGAGGCCGCGGCGGCAAGGAGGAGGAC GAAACTCCAGTTTTCACAGAGCTGAAACGAgagaatgaagaagaaaaag ttGCTTTCAACCTGGGTGCTTCTTCATCAGTGGCCCGTCCTTCCACGTCAAG CTCTGCTCTGGGTGCTAGCGCTCTTAAATCGGCATCATCATCCTCAGCCAAGAGGAAAGAAATGTCCTCCAGTTCAGACTccagggagaagaagaggaagtctGCCCTGGAGGAGATCATAGAG atggaggaaaagaagaagcagcagcagcagcagtcgaTCAGGACAGATAACTGGCTGCAGCCCAACATCGTGGTCAAAGTCATCACCAAGAGGCTGGGAGAGAAGTATCACAAGAAGAAGGCTGTCATCGTG GAGGTGCGAGACAAATATGCAGCGGTTGTGAAGATGATCGACTCCGGAGACAAACTGAAACTGGACCAGAATCACGTTGAAACGGTCATACCTGCACCAG CATCATGTTGTTGA
- the atp5f1c gene encoding ATP synthase subunit gamma, mitochondrial isoform X2 gives MFARSSLLVFAPQCGQVRNMATLKDITIRLKSIKNIQKITKSMKMVAAAKYARAERQLKPARVYGTGALALYEKADIKVPEDKAAKHLIVGVTSDRGLCGAIHSGVAKAIKSEIASLTDAGKEVMVVNVGDKLRGLLHRTHGKHIMLNCKEVGRKPPSFGDASIIATELLNSGYEFDQGSVYFNRFRSVISYKTDHKPLFSTETVANAETMGVYDDIDADVLRNYQEFALVNVIYLALREGSTSEQSARMTAMDSASKNASEMIDKLTLTFNRTRQAVITKELIEIISGAAAL, from the exons ATGTTCGCGAGGAGCAGCTTGTTGGTTTTCGCCCCACAATG TGGGCAGGTCAGGAACATGGCCACCTTGAAGGACA TCACCATTCGGCTGAAGTCCATCAAGAACAtccagaaaatcacaaagtCCATGAAAATGGTGGCCGCTGCCAAGTACGCTCGCGCTGAGAGGCAGCTTAAGCCCGCCCGTGTCTATGGCACCGGTGCTCTGG CCCTGTACGAGAAGGCCGACATCAAAGTGCCGGAGGACAAGGCCGCCAAGCATTTGATTGTTGGCGTGACTTCTGACCGTGGGCTCTGTGGCGCCATCCACTCCGGTGTGGCCAAGGCCATCAAGAGCGAGATCGCCAGCCTGACCGACGCCGGCAAGGAAGTGATGGTGGTCAATGTGGGAGACAAGCTGAGAGGCCTGCTGCACAG AACTCATGGCAAGCACATCATGTTGAACTGCAAGGAAGTCGGCCGCAAGCCCCCCAGCTTTGGTGATGCATCCATCATCGCCACTGAGCTGCTGAACTCTGGATACGAGTTTGACCAGGGCTCCGTCTACTTCAACAGATTCAG GTCTGTGATCTCATACAAGACCGACCACAAGCCCCTGTTCTCTACAGAAACGGTTGCTAATGCAG AGACCATGGGCGTCTATGATGACATTGATGCTGATGTGCTGAGGAACTACCAGGAGTTCGCCCTGGTCAACGTCATCTACCTGGCCCTGAGGGAGGGCTCCACCAGTGAGCAGAGCGCCAGGATGACCGCCATGGACAGCGCCAGCAAGAACGCCT CTGAGATGATTGACAAGCTGACCCTCACCTTCAACCGTACCAGACAGGCCGTCATCACCAAGGAGCTCATTGAGATCATCTCTGGAGCCGCCGCTCTGTAA
- the atp5f1c gene encoding ATP synthase subunit gamma, mitochondrial isoform X1, with amino-acid sequence MFARSSLLVFAPQCGQVRNMATLKDITIRLKSIKNIQKITKSMKMVAAAKYARAERQLKPARVYGTGALALYEKADIKVPEDKAAKHLIVGVTSDRGLCGAIHSGVAKAIKSEIASLTDAGKEVMVVNVGDKLRGLLHRTHGKHIMLNCKEVGRKPPSFGDASIIATELLNSGYEFDQGSVYFNRFRSVISYKTDHKPLFSTETVANAETMGVYDDIDADVLRNYQEFALVNVIYLALREGSTSEQSARMTAMDSASKNASEMIDKLTLTFNRTRQAVITKELIEIISGAAAL; translated from the exons ATGTTCGCGAGGAGCAGCTTGTTGGTTTTCGCCCCACAATG TGGGCAGGTCAGGAACATGGCCACCTTGAAGGACA TCACCATTCGGCTGAAGTCCATCAAGAACAtccagaaaatcacaaagtCCATGAAAATGGTGGCCGCTGCCAAGTACGCTCGCGCTGAGAGGCAGCTTAAGCCCGCCCGTGTCTATGGCACCGGTGCTCTGG CCCTGTACGAGAAGGCCGACATCAAAGTGCCGGAGGACAAGGCCGCCAAGCATTTGATTGTTGGCGTGACTTCTGACCGTGGGCTCTGTGGCGCCATCCACTCCGGTGTGGCCAAGGCCATCAAGAGCGAGATCGCCAGCCTGACCGACGCCGGCAAGGAAGTGATGGTGGTCAATGTGGGAGACAAGCTGAGAGGCCTGCTGCACAG AACTCATGGCAAGCACATCATGTTGAACTGCAAGGAAGTCGGCCGCAAGCCCCCCAGCTTTGGTGATGCATCCATCATCGCCACTGAGCTGCTGAACTCTGGATACGAGTTTGACCAGGGCTCCGTCTACTTCAACAGATTCAG GTCTGTGATCTCATACAAGACCGACCACAAGCCCCTGTTCTCTACAGAAACGGTTGCTAATGCAG AGACCATGGGCGTCTATGATGACATTGATGCTGATGTGCTGAGGAACTACCAGGAGTTCGCCCTGGTCAACGTCATCTACCTGGCCCTGAGGGAGGGCTCCACCAGTGAGCAGAGCGCCAGGATGACCGCCATGGACAGCGCCAGCAAGAACGCCT CTGAGATGATTGACAAGCTGACCCTCACCTTCAACCGTACCAGACAGGCCGTCATCACCAAGGAGCTCATTGAGATCATCTCTGGAGCCGCCGCTCT ATAA